A genomic segment from Paramixta manurensis encodes:
- the osmF gene encoding glycine betaine ABC transporter substrate-binding protein OsmF has product MTLAGAAHAADPVRVGSKIDTEGSLLGNIILQVLDKHGVKTVNKIQLGTTQVVRGAITSGELDIYPEYTGNGAFFFNDEKDAAWKNAQAGYQKVKQLDQQKNHLVWLTPAPANNTWTIALRGDVAQKNKLNSLADLSQYLKSGGEFKLAASAEFIERADALPAFEKAYGFKLSQDQLLSLAGGDTAVTIKAAAQQTSGVNAAMAYGTDGPVAALGLQTLSDPKGVQPIYAPAPVVREAVLKQYPQMEKWLQPVFATLDEKTLQGLNAKIAVDGQDAKKVAADYLQQKKLL; this is encoded by the coding sequence ATGACGCTGGCAGGAGCCGCGCATGCCGCCGACCCGGTGCGCGTGGGCTCTAAAATTGATACCGAAGGGTCACTGTTGGGAAACATTATTTTGCAGGTGCTGGATAAACACGGCGTCAAAACCGTCAACAAAATCCAGTTGGGTACCACGCAAGTGGTGCGCGGAGCAATCACCTCCGGCGAACTGGATATTTATCCGGAGTACACCGGCAATGGCGCGTTCTTTTTTAATGATGAAAAGGATGCGGCATGGAAAAACGCTCAGGCCGGTTATCAGAAAGTGAAGCAACTTGACCAACAAAAAAATCATCTGGTCTGGTTAACACCGGCTCCGGCAAATAATACCTGGACCATTGCGTTGCGCGGAGATGTGGCGCAGAAAAATAAACTCAACTCGCTGGCTGATCTAAGTCAGTATTTGAAGTCCGGTGGCGAGTTCAAGCTGGCGGCCTCGGCGGAATTTATTGAACGCGCGGATGCCTTACCTGCATTTGAGAAAGCCTATGGCTTTAAGCTTAGCCAGGATCAACTGCTGTCGCTGGCGGGCGGCGATACCGCCGTGACAATTAAAGCTGCCGCGCAGCAAACCTCCGGCGTGAATGCCGCCATGGCATATGGCACCGATGGGCCGGTAGCGGCGCTGGGGCTGCAAACCCTGAGCGATCCGAAAGGTGTGCAGCCCATCTATGCACCGGCGCCGGTGGTGCGTGAAGCTGTGCTAAAACAATATCCGCAGATGGAAAAATGGCTGCAACCGGTGTTTGCGACGCTGGATGAAAAAACCTTGCAGGGGCTCAACGCGAAAATCGCCGTCGACGGTCAGGACGCGAAGAAAGTGGCGGCGGACTACCTGCAACAGAAAAAATTACTCTAA
- the idi gene encoding isopentenyl-diphosphate Delta-isomerase: MSEIEVILVDHLDRPTGKMEKLAVHQQGLLHRAVTVYVFNSRHQLLLQRRASQKYHCGGLWSNTCCGHPYPHESTRDAAQRRLREEMGLHLALTPIFELSYNLAMSNGLTEHEYGHVFFAISDRLPEINPDEADAWRYETLDDISRDVAKNPADFTPWFLHTFARIPGYFAEFVSEPVAAKSSASTS, translated from the coding sequence ATGTCTGAGATAGAAGTTATTCTGGTTGACCACCTTGACCGGCCAACCGGTAAGATGGAAAAGCTGGCGGTACACCAGCAAGGTCTGCTGCATCGGGCGGTCACGGTTTACGTGTTCAATTCCCGTCATCAGCTATTGTTGCAACGCCGCGCCAGTCAGAAATACCACTGCGGCGGTTTGTGGAGTAATACCTGCTGCGGTCATCCTTATCCCCATGAATCCACGCGTGATGCGGCGCAACGCCGCCTGCGTGAAGAGATGGGGCTGCACCTTGCGCTCACCCCAATTTTCGAGCTTAGCTATAACCTCGCGATGAGTAATGGTTTAACCGAGCATGAATATGGGCATGTGTTCTTCGCCATCAGCGACCGCTTGCCGGAGATCAATCCGGACGAGGCTGATGCCTGGCGTTATGAAACGCTTGACGACATCAGCCGCGATGTGGCGAAAAATCCTGCGGACTTTACGCCGTGGTTTTTGCATACCTTTGCCCGTATTCCCGGTTATTTTGCTGAGTTTGTCAGTGAGCCCGTGGCGGCAAAGTCTTCGGCATCGACATCGTAG
- the bglX gene encoding beta-glucosidase BglX codes for MKWICSVSLAVSLAIQPAFAEDLFGPHALTPEARDAFVTQLLKKMTLDEKIGQLRLISVGPDNPKEAIREMIKHGQVGAIFNTVTRPDIRAMQDQVMQLSRLKIPLFFAYDVIHGQRTVFPIPLGLASSWDLDAVAQVGRISAYEAADDGLNMTWAPMVDVSREPRWGRVSEGFGEDTYLTAEMGRTLVKSMQGKSPADRYSVMTSVKHFALYGAVEGGRDYNTVDMSPQRMFQDYLPPYKASLDAGSGGVMVALNSINGVPATADSWLLKDLLRKQWKFKGITISDHGAIKELIKHGVASDPQDAVRIALKSGVDMSMSDEFYSKYLPGLVKSGAVSEQEIDDAARHVLNVKYDMGLFNDPYSHLGPKGSDPVDTNAESRLHRPEARDVARKSIVLLKNRLETLPLKKAGTIAVIGPLADSQRDIMGSWSAAGVIKQSVTLLQGIKNVAADKATILYAKGANVTDNKGIQDFLNIYEKAVTVDPRPPQQMLDEAVATAKKADVVVVAVGEAQGMAHEASSRSDITIPPSQLALLRALKATGKPLVIVLMNGRPLALVSEDQYADAMLETWFSGTEGGNAIADVLFGDYNPSGKLPVSFPRSVGQIPIYYNHLPTGRPYNFEKPNKYTSHYYDAANGPLYPFGYGLSYTRFTVSPVTLSANTLTRNGSINASVKVTNIGQRDGATVVQLYLHDQTASISRPVKELKGFKRIMLKAGESQTVTFPIDVNALKFWNQQMQQVAEPGKFDVMIGLDSVRTQNTEFSYQ; via the coding sequence ATGAAATGGATTTGCTCTGTTAGCCTTGCTGTCTCGCTGGCGATACAGCCTGCTTTCGCCGAAGACCTGTTTGGTCCTCATGCTTTAACGCCCGAAGCACGCGATGCGTTTGTGACGCAACTTCTGAAAAAAATGACGCTTGATGAAAAAATCGGCCAGCTCCGTTTAATCAGCGTCGGACCGGATAATCCGAAAGAAGCCATTCGCGAGATGATCAAACATGGGCAAGTGGGGGCGATCTTTAACACCGTTACCCGGCCAGATATTCGCGCGATGCAAGATCAGGTGATGCAGCTTAGCCGTCTGAAAATTCCTCTGTTTTTCGCCTATGACGTGATCCATGGTCAGCGCACGGTATTCCCGATTCCGTTAGGGCTGGCGTCCAGTTGGGATTTAGATGCCGTGGCGCAGGTTGGGCGGATCTCCGCCTATGAAGCGGCGGATGATGGCCTGAATATGACGTGGGCACCGATGGTGGATGTGAGCCGCGAGCCGCGCTGGGGCCGAGTATCAGAAGGTTTTGGCGAGGACACCTATCTCACCGCCGAGATGGGGCGCACGCTGGTGAAATCCATGCAGGGTAAAAGCCCGGCAGATCGCTACTCGGTGATGACCAGCGTCAAGCACTTTGCGCTGTATGGCGCGGTAGAGGGCGGGCGTGACTATAACACGGTAGATATGAGCCCGCAGCGCATGTTTCAGGACTATTTACCGCCGTATAAAGCCTCGCTGGATGCGGGTAGCGGCGGGGTCATGGTGGCGCTTAACTCGATCAACGGCGTTCCCGCCACCGCCGATAGCTGGCTGCTAAAAGATCTGCTACGTAAGCAGTGGAAATTTAAAGGCATTACCATTAGCGACCATGGCGCCATCAAAGAGTTAATTAAGCATGGCGTGGCCAGCGATCCACAGGATGCGGTGCGTATTGCGCTGAAATCCGGCGTGGATATGAGTATGAGCGATGAGTTTTACAGCAAATATTTGCCGGGTCTGGTGAAGAGCGGCGCGGTGAGCGAGCAAGAGATCGACGATGCGGCTCGCCACGTGCTGAACGTTAAATATGATATGGGGCTGTTTAACGATCCGTACAGCCACTTAGGGCCGAAAGGTAGCGATCCGGTCGATACTAATGCGGAAAGCCGTTTACATCGCCCGGAAGCGCGCGATGTGGCGCGTAAGAGTATTGTGCTGTTGAAAAACCGCCTGGAAACGCTGCCGCTGAAAAAAGCGGGCACCATTGCGGTGATTGGGCCGTTGGCGGATAGCCAGCGCGATATTATGGGCAGTTGGTCAGCCGCCGGGGTGATAAAGCAATCCGTCACGCTGTTACAGGGCATTAAAAATGTTGCCGCCGACAAAGCCACCATTTTGTATGCGAAAGGCGCTAACGTCACCGACAACAAAGGTATTCAGGATTTCCTGAATATCTACGAAAAAGCCGTAACAGTGGACCCGCGTCCGCCGCAGCAAATGCTGGACGAGGCGGTGGCGACGGCGAAAAAGGCTGATGTGGTGGTGGTGGCGGTGGGCGAAGCACAAGGCATGGCCCATGAAGCCTCCAGCCGCAGTGATATCACTATTCCGCCAAGCCAATTAGCGCTGCTGCGCGCGTTAAAAGCCACCGGTAAGCCGCTGGTAATTGTGTTGATGAACGGGCGTCCGCTGGCATTAGTCAGTGAAGATCAGTATGCCGACGCCATGCTGGAAACCTGGTTTAGCGGCACCGAAGGTGGCAATGCGATTGCCGACGTGCTGTTCGGCGACTATAACCCATCCGGCAAATTGCCGGTGTCGTTCCCGCGCTCAGTCGGGCAAATTCCGATTTATTACAACCATTTGCCAACCGGTCGCCCGTATAACTTCGAAAAACCGAACAAATACACCTCGCACTATTATGATGCGGCGAATGGGCCGCTGTATCCGTTTGGCTATGGCCTGAGTTACACCCGCTTCACGGTCTCACCGGTGACGCTGTCGGCTAACACGCTGACGCGTAATGGTTCGATCAATGCCAGCGTGAAGGTGACTAATATTGGTCAACGCGATGGCGCGACGGTCGTGCAGCTCTATCTACACGATCAAACCGCCAGTATTAGCCGACCAGTGAAAGAGCTGAAAGGCTTTAAGCGTATTATGCTCAAAGCGGGCGAATCACAAACGGTCACTTTCCCGATCGATGTTAATGCGTTGAAATTCTGGAACCAGCAGATGCAGCAGGTGGCGGAGCCGGGCAAGTTTGACGTCATGATTGGTCTTGATTCCGTCCGCACGCAAAATACGGAATTCAGCTACCAGTAA
- a CDS encoding ABC transporter permease, whose product MRITIHNRVLLLLTVLLIVAMVAFPFLNFAPNRLVSGQPVSLSQAMHGVSWLLLLPLPLLFLLAWWPTHRLPLALVVILSEILLTSLVALSGQHAARLASEGSALARTSFGSGLWIAAALCLLIAADALTRLTRSALWRLLLNAQMWLPIVALLLMGQLDQLALLKEYVNRQDVFDQAFSRHILLLFATLIPALLMGIPLGLLCYRKAHVQSVVFAVLNIIQTVPSVALFGLLIAPLAGLAKALPWLGDLGVSGIGLAPALIALVLYALLPLVRSVVAGLQQVPTEVLETAWGMGMTRAQIFWHAEVPLALPVLLSGLRVVTIQTIGMAVIAALIGAGGFGAIIFQGLLSSALELVLLGVIPVIVMAVIVDALFKFLISVLEAKHS is encoded by the coding sequence TTGCGTATCACAATTCATAACCGTGTGTTACTGCTGCTGACTGTGCTACTGATTGTGGCGATGGTCGCTTTTCCCTTTCTCAATTTTGCGCCTAATCGCCTCGTCTCGGGACAACCAGTGTCATTAAGTCAGGCGATGCACGGTGTCAGTTGGCTGCTGCTGTTACCGCTCCCGCTGTTATTCCTGCTGGCCTGGTGGCCAACGCATCGCCTCCCGCTGGCGCTAGTAGTGATCCTAAGCGAAATTTTACTGACCTCGTTGGTGGCATTAAGTGGCCAACACGCCGCGCGGCTCGCCTCGGAAGGCAGCGCATTGGCCCGTACCTCATTTGGTAGCGGCTTATGGATTGCCGCCGCGCTCTGCTTATTGATTGCCGCCGATGCGCTGACACGCTTAACGCGTAGCGCGTTATGGCGTTTGCTGCTTAATGCGCAAATGTGGTTACCGATTGTCGCGTTGTTACTGATGGGGCAATTAGATCAACTGGCCCTATTGAAAGAGTACGTTAATCGGCAGGATGTGTTCGACCAGGCGTTCAGCCGCCATATTCTGCTGCTATTTGCCACGCTGATCCCGGCATTGCTGATGGGGATTCCATTGGGATTGCTTTGCTACCGTAAGGCGCACGTACAGTCAGTGGTGTTCGCGGTGTTGAATATTATCCAGACGGTGCCCTCGGTGGCGCTGTTCGGTTTATTGATTGCGCCATTAGCCGGGCTGGCAAAGGCTCTCCCTTGGTTGGGCGACCTTGGCGTGAGCGGTATTGGCCTTGCGCCAGCGCTCATTGCCTTGGTGCTGTATGCGTTATTACCGCTGGTGCGTAGCGTGGTGGCTGGATTACAACAGGTACCGACCGAGGTGCTGGAAACCGCGTGGGGGATGGGCATGACCCGCGCGCAAATTTTCTGGCACGCGGAAGTACCGCTGGCATTGCCGGTATTATTGAGCGGGTTACGCGTGGTAACCATACAAACCATCGGTATGGCGGTGATCGCTGCGCTCATCGGCGCCGGTGGGTTTGGCGCAATTATTTTCCAGGGGCTGTTAAGTAGCGCACTGGAGTTGGTTTTGCTGGGCGTTATCCCGGTGATTGTGATGGCGGTGATCGTCGACGCATTGTTTAAATTTTTGATTTCTGTGCTGGAGGCGAAGCACTCATGA
- a CDS encoding methyl-accepting chemotaxis protein, translating into MLKTTQSRFMVSIIAFFIALLVITVVVIKLFVAPQLTANESRLIRYEVDALAARIVEQMNRVQAQQRSITEAAAVMDSAAIDSLLPVLVNQYQDANVFGGGIWPLPHQRDASREKFSTFFARDSSQQLKVNTYWNTDAADKYYQQPWYKAGLAAAKGTCAWANAYQDAASPQPRTNCAMGIYRDGKAWGVATIDVTLGFFNHLAKEMGDVIHGRVLIVEANGEVVGNAALVGGEAKLENLNDLSLPMAAPLKSLLVNAGSQPTQRVYRAKDGGHTLFLQPIAGSPWYLASDVPSALLMAQTHGILARIGMVQIPLALILLLVLLGFVRAMMKRLHGLNTNILALSTGGADLTQRLPASTSPEFNAVAQSFNQFIAYLQGLMRQVGDSALAITGASREIAGGNLDLSSRTEEQSSSIVETAASMEELTGTVRQNADNATHANQLAGEAAKVAERGTEVVRQVVETMGEIHLSSRKVVDIISVIDSIAFQTNILALNAAVEAARAGEQGRGFAVVAAEVRNLAQRSANSAREIKKLIEESVANIDAGSHLVEQAGQTMDELMRGVGNVTALMSEIMSASREQSMGIEQVNLAINQLDSTTQQNAALVEQVSAAAQAMEEQSVQLEQVVNSFKL; encoded by the coding sequence ATGTTAAAAACAACGCAATCCCGCTTCATGGTTTCCATCATCGCGTTTTTTATTGCGCTGTTGGTGATTACCGTTGTGGTTATCAAACTCTTTGTCGCACCGCAGTTAACCGCCAATGAAAGCCGGCTGATCCGCTATGAAGTTGATGCGCTGGCAGCACGGATTGTTGAGCAGATGAACCGCGTGCAGGCGCAACAACGCAGCATTACCGAAGCCGCGGCGGTGATGGATAGCGCCGCCATTGATAGCTTGTTGCCGGTGCTGGTAAACCAATATCAGGATGCGAACGTGTTTGGCGGCGGCATCTGGCCATTACCGCACCAACGAGATGCATCACGGGAAAAGTTCAGCACTTTCTTTGCGCGCGATAGTAGCCAGCAATTGAAAGTCAATACCTACTGGAACACCGACGCCGCCGATAAATATTACCAACAGCCGTGGTATAAAGCGGGCCTGGCAGCGGCAAAAGGCACCTGTGCCTGGGCAAATGCCTATCAGGATGCGGCGAGCCCGCAGCCGCGTACCAACTGTGCGATGGGGATTTATCGCGATGGTAAAGCGTGGGGCGTGGCGACCATTGATGTGACGCTCGGTTTCTTTAACCATTTGGCGAAAGAGATGGGAGACGTGATTCATGGGCGAGTGTTAATTGTCGAGGCCAACGGTGAAGTGGTTGGGAACGCGGCCTTAGTCGGCGGTGAGGCGAAGCTGGAAAATTTAAACGATCTGTCATTACCGATGGCGGCGCCGTTAAAATCGTTGTTGGTGAACGCCGGTTCACAACCGACACAGCGTGTTTATCGCGCCAAAGATGGTGGTCACACACTGTTTCTACAGCCGATTGCCGGTAGTCCATGGTATCTCGCCAGTGATGTTCCTTCCGCGCTGCTGATGGCGCAGACGCACGGCATTCTGGCGCGCATCGGAATGGTGCAAATTCCGTTAGCGTTGATCCTGTTGCTGGTACTACTCGGTTTTGTGCGTGCGATGATGAAACGTTTGCACGGGCTGAACACCAATATTCTGGCATTGTCGACCGGCGGAGCCGATCTCACCCAACGCCTGCCCGCCAGCACTAGCCCGGAATTTAACGCGGTGGCGCAAAGCTTCAACCAGTTTATCGCTTATCTACAAGGGTTGATGCGCCAGGTTGGCGATAGCGCATTAGCGATTACCGGCGCCTCACGCGAGATTGCTGGCGGCAATCTCGACCTCTCTTCTCGCACGGAAGAACAGTCCAGTTCAATTGTGGAAACTGCCGCCTCAATGGAGGAGTTAACCGGCACGGTACGACAAAACGCGGATAATGCCACACACGCCAACCAACTGGCGGGGGAAGCTGCAAAAGTGGCGGAACGCGGAACGGAAGTGGTACGCCAGGTGGTGGAGACAATGGGTGAAATTCATCTCTCCTCACGTAAGGTGGTGGATATTATCAGCGTGATCGACAGTATTGCTTTCCAAACCAATATCCTGGCGCTTAACGCGGCGGTTGAGGCGGCGCGCGCTGGCGAACAGGGGCGTGGCTTCGCGGTGGTCGCGGCGGAAGTGCGTAACCTTGCGCAGCGCTCCGCCAACTCCGCGCGTGAGATTAAAAAGCTGATTGAAGAGTCGGTCGCGAATATTGACGCCGGTAGCCATCTGGTCGAACAGGCAGGGCAAACCATGGATGAATTGATGCGAGGCGTAGGGAATGTGACCGCCTTAATGAGTGAGATTATGTCCGCCAGCCGTGAGCAGAGTATGGGGATTGAACAGGTTAATTTGGCGATTAACCAGCTCGATAGCACCACCCAGCAAAATGCCGCATTGGTTGAGCAAGTCTCTGCTGCCGCACAGGCGATGGAAGAGCAGAGTGTGCAACTGGAGCAGGTGGTAAACAGCTTTAAGTTATAA
- a CDS encoding MFS transporter translates to MTEQTSSAHVALTGEKPAGKTEWIRSAADVSQLVNNSTQARKNANIVIAIALGGVFLDAYDLGSLAFGIKDVTREFHLTPAGTGMVASAITFGAIVGALIGGYLTDKIGRYRVFMADMFFFVIAALACAFAPNEYVLAGARFVMGLGVGIDLPVAMAFLAEFSRLKGRGNKAASIAMWCPTWYAAISISYLLVLLLYAVLPESHTDWMWRLILGFGAVPALVIIAIRSRYMSESPVWAANQGNLAGAAAILRASWGINADVAPDADTTVATPTRRAGWRNYAVLLQGVYLRRTVLATIISIASSFAYNAVAFGLPVILSSFLAQSMLTTILVSLALNLLFAFVGGVLAVRLVPRFGAWKMTVPGYALQLIALIGLALIGRPESVTQAATAIGMLALFLLGQGFGPGSHTMTYASLSYPTSLRGVGVGFNQTLMRASSTLSLFLFPLLSAALDTGVFWVIALAPLAGLVALVVIRWEPSGYDVDAEDFAATGSLTNSAK, encoded by the coding sequence ATGACGGAACAGACATCTTCGGCGCACGTTGCGCTCACAGGGGAAAAACCAGCGGGAAAAACCGAATGGATACGCAGCGCGGCTGACGTTTCACAGTTGGTGAACAACAGTACACAGGCACGTAAAAATGCCAATATCGTCATCGCTATCGCGCTGGGTGGCGTTTTTCTCGATGCTTACGATCTCGGTTCACTGGCATTCGGCATTAAGGATGTCACACGCGAATTTCATCTTACGCCGGCCGGAACCGGTATGGTGGCCTCGGCCATTACTTTCGGGGCAATTGTCGGCGCGTTAATCGGCGGTTATCTCACTGATAAAATCGGACGTTATCGGGTCTTTATGGCCGATATGTTCTTTTTTGTGATTGCCGCCTTGGCCTGCGCTTTTGCGCCTAATGAGTATGTGCTGGCTGGCGCACGTTTCGTCATGGGGCTGGGTGTCGGGATCGACTTACCGGTTGCGATGGCCTTTCTGGCGGAGTTTTCCCGGTTAAAAGGACGTGGGAATAAGGCGGCCAGTATTGCCATGTGGTGCCCCACCTGGTATGCGGCAATCAGCATCTCCTATTTGCTGGTATTACTGCTGTACGCGGTGTTGCCGGAAAGCCATACCGACTGGATGTGGCGCTTAATCCTTGGCTTTGGCGCGGTACCCGCGCTGGTGATTATTGCCATTCGCAGCCGTTATATGAGCGAATCGCCGGTTTGGGCGGCCAACCAGGGGAACCTGGCAGGCGCCGCCGCGATTCTGCGTGCATCGTGGGGGATTAATGCCGATGTCGCGCCGGATGCCGATACCACTGTCGCCACGCCGACGCGGCGCGCGGGTTGGCGCAATTACGCGGTGTTATTGCAAGGGGTGTACCTGCGCCGCACGGTGCTGGCAACCATTATCTCGATTGCGTCTTCCTTCGCTTACAATGCGGTGGCTTTTGGCCTGCCGGTGATTTTATCCAGCTTCCTCGCACAATCAATGCTAACCACTATTCTGGTGTCACTGGCGCTAAATTTGCTGTTTGCTTTTGTTGGCGGCGTGCTCGCCGTGCGGCTGGTGCCACGCTTCGGCGCATGGAAAATGACGGTGCCAGGCTATGCACTCCAGTTGATCGCGCTGATCGGGCTGGCGTTAATCGGGCGCCCGGAGAGTGTCACCCAGGCGGCGACCGCCATCGGTATGCTGGCGTTATTTTTACTCGGACAGGGTTTTGGCCCCGGCTCTCACACCATGACTTATGCGTCGCTCAGCTATCCGACTTCGTTACGCGGTGTTGGCGTCGGTTTTAACCAGACATTGATGCGCGCCAGCTCTACCCTGTCACTTTTCCTGTTTCCGTTGCTGTCGGCAGCGCTGGATACCGGTGTCTTTTGGGTTATCGCGCTGGCGCCGCTTGCCGGTCTGGTCGCCCTGGTGGTGATTCGCTGGGAGCCGTCAGGCTACGATGTCGATGCCGAAGACTTTGCCGCCACGGGCTCACTGACAAACTCAGCAAAATAA
- a CDS encoding oxygenase MpaB family protein has product MESLRERIQRQVFRLNGLALNEFDISQPPGDPGLFGPDSVIWPVHGDFTAMLCGGVSALLMQMLHPSALAGVWDHSTFRQDMIGRLSRTSQFIAVTTFGNQADAQTLIERVKRIHLRVKGVDAYGNPYAASDPALLTWVHVAETSRFLAAHLRYKNPALSAQDQDRYYAETARVAEALGAQAVPKSRQAVEEYLVMMQPQLRCDCRVREVTQLLINAPAPSWQARPVMKTLILAGILLLPVWAQQQSGFHFSALRCHSIDLRVAAIAKFLRWAVTNGTYPRAMRRMGRNI; this is encoded by the coding sequence ATGGAATCATTACGGGAGCGGATTCAGCGTCAGGTGTTTCGCCTGAATGGCCTGGCGCTGAATGAATTTGATATTTCCCAACCGCCGGGCGATCCGGGGCTATTCGGCCCGGATAGCGTCATCTGGCCGGTACATGGTGACTTTACCGCCATGTTGTGCGGCGGTGTAAGCGCACTATTGATGCAAATGCTGCATCCTTCGGCGCTGGCGGGCGTATGGGACCATTCCACCTTTCGTCAGGATATGATTGGCCGCTTAAGCCGCACCAGCCAATTTATTGCCGTCACCACTTTCGGTAACCAGGCCGATGCGCAGACGCTGATTGAGCGGGTTAAGCGCATCCATCTACGGGTAAAGGGCGTGGATGCCTATGGCAATCCGTATGCTGCCAGCGATCCGGCGCTGTTAACGTGGGTTCATGTGGCTGAAACCAGTCGTTTTCTTGCCGCTCATCTGCGCTATAAAAACCCGGCATTAAGCGCGCAGGATCAAGACCGTTACTATGCGGAAACCGCCAGGGTAGCGGAGGCGTTAGGGGCGCAAGCGGTGCCGAAGAGCCGCCAGGCGGTAGAGGAGTACCTGGTGATGATGCAGCCACAGTTGCGCTGCGATTGCCGGGTACGCGAAGTTACCCAGTTGCTAATCAACGCGCCGGCCCCTTCGTGGCAGGCCCGACCGGTGATGAAAACCCTGATACTGGCCGGCATTCTGTTACTGCCAGTGTGGGCGCAACAGCAATCCGGGTTTCACTTCTCTGCGCTACGGTGCCACAGTATTGATCTTCGGGTGGCCGCGATCGCTAAATTTCTGCGTTGGGCGGTGACCAATGGCACCTATCCGCGTGCGATGCGACGCATGGGGCGCAATATTTGA
- a CDS encoding suppressor of fused domain protein, with product MRHSDLIVEVTNQQQTLTAVIEQNERAAYFYIWPAEPFRTRFAVRGCWLRNLLPAPAQEDREAMEQGIAPLLSAEYCRTLEAEPPLDPAGLQIIWEPTDDGAAVWYQGQLLAVIPGWSLYQDQQVSFSAGCIKENRLTAPLGSASTNTWYAQAEQHRLFWRDWHDGHLWEPVQRELLRCYEAQYGQSVKYYSIDQGNWPPMAISQHYHQDVWYFLTLGMSIRPMPWVDFLYEDLAPQHRRTELAMAIDANVMTEENAVQMASALASFAHLPWAQLNWVGEGHLVTSSVAPVGFEGFILSSALGQQGGQFALPKREGERVNLLWTAPVTTAEREFAESDEWAGNQLITRLLEAGANHIFRPRQQVVEGQS from the coding sequence ATGAGACATTCAGATCTGATTGTTGAAGTCACCAATCAGCAACAAACACTGACCGCCGTCATTGAGCAAAATGAGCGCGCCGCCTATTTCTATATCTGGCCTGCGGAACCGTTCCGTACCCGGTTTGCGGTACGTGGTTGCTGGCTGCGTAATCTGTTGCCCGCACCGGCACAGGAAGATCGTGAGGCGATGGAGCAGGGAATTGCGCCGCTATTAAGCGCTGAATATTGTCGCACGCTGGAAGCCGAGCCGCCGCTTGATCCTGCCGGTTTACAAATTATCTGGGAGCCGACCGATGACGGTGCGGCGGTCTGGTATCAAGGTCAACTGTTGGCGGTCATTCCTGGCTGGAGCCTTTATCAGGATCAGCAGGTCAGTTTTTCCGCGGGCTGTATTAAAGAAAACCGCCTGACGGCCCCGTTGGGTTCAGCCTCTACCAACACCTGGTATGCTCAGGCAGAGCAACACCGCCTGTTCTGGCGGGACTGGCACGACGGTCATTTGTGGGAGCCGGTTCAACGCGAACTACTGCGCTGTTATGAGGCGCAATACGGCCAATCAGTGAAATATTATTCTATTGACCAGGGCAACTGGCCGCCGATGGCGATTTCACAGCATTATCATCAAGATGTGTGGTACTTCCTCACGCTGGGCATGAGTATTCGCCCAATGCCGTGGGTGGATTTCCTGTATGAGGATCTGGCGCCGCAGCATCGCCGGACAGAGTTGGCGATGGCGATTGACGCCAATGTGATGACGGAAGAGAACGCAGTACAAATGGCCAGCGCGCTGGCAAGTTTTGCCCACTTGCCGTGGGCGCAACTGAACTGGGTAGGTGAAGGGCATCTGGTCACTTCCTCGGTAGCGCCGGTGGGGTTTGAAGGCTTTATTCTTTCCAGTGCGCTTGGTCAGCAGGGCGGGCAGTTTGCGTTGCCAAAACGCGAAGGCGAGCGAGTTAATCTACTTTGGACTGCGCCGGTGACCACCGCAGAACGTGAGTTTGCTGAGAGCGATGAATGGGCGGGAAATCAACTGATTACCCGTTTGCTTGAAGCGGGCGCTAACCATATTTTCCGGCCGCGTCAGCAGGTGGTCGAAGGGCAAAGCTAA